The following proteins are encoded in a genomic region of Bubalus kerabau isolate K-KA32 ecotype Philippines breed swamp buffalo chromosome 15, PCC_UOA_SB_1v2, whole genome shotgun sequence:
- the LOC129627875 gene encoding olfactory receptor 4A47 — protein MEPRSNVTHFVLLGLTQNPKEQKVLLVLFLFFYILTMLGNMLIVVTVTFSKTLNSPMYFFLASLSFMDVIYSSSISPKLISSLFMGKNTISFESCMTQLFTEHFFGGSEVFLLLVMAYDRYVAICKPLHYLVIMRQWVCVVLLVVSWVGGFLHSIVQLSTIFGLPFCGPNIIDHFFCDMYPLLKLVCTDTYVIGLLVAANGGLICTIVFLLLLVSYGVILHSLKNLSQEGRRKALQTCGSHITVVVCFFVPCIFMYVRPAKTFPIDKSLSVFYTVITPMLNPLIYTLRNSEMTNAMNKLWRRNMAFYGKKVHPPP, from the coding sequence ATGGAACCAAGAAGCAATGTGACTCACTTTGTCCTCCTGGGCCTCACACAGAATCCCAAGGAGCAGAAAGTCCTTTTGGTTCTGTTCTTGTTCTTCTACATTTTGACCATGTTGGGCAACATGCTTATTGTGGTGACTGTAACATTTAGTAAGACCCTGAACTCACCGATGTACTTTTTTCTTGCTAGCTTATCATTTATGGATGTCATTTATTCCTCATCTATTTCTCCCAAGCTGATTTCAAGCTTGTTCATGGGGAAAAATACCATATCCTTCGAATCCTGTATGACCCAGCTGTTTACAGAGCATTTCTTTGGTGGATCAGAGGTCTTCCTTCTGCtggtgatggcctatgaccgctatgtggccatctgcaagcccttGCATTACTTGGTGATCATGAGGCAATGGGTGTGTGTTGTGCTGCTGGTGGTGTCCTGGGTTGGAGGTTTTCTGCACTCAATTGTTCAACTTAGCACTATTTTTGGGCTCCCATTCTGTGGCCCCAATATCATTGATCATTTTTTCTGTGACATGTACCCTCTATTGAAACTCGTCTGTACTGACACTTATGTCATTGGCCTCTTAGTAGCGGCAAATGGAGGACTAATCTGCACTATAGTGTTTCTGCTCTTGCTCGTCTCCTATGGAGTCATCCTGCACTCTCTGAAGAACCTGAGTCAGGAAGGGAGGCGGAAAGCCCTCCAGACCTGTGGTTCCCACATCACTGTGGTTGTCTGCTTCTTCGTTCCCTGCATTTTCATGTATGTGAGACCTGCTAAGACCTTCCCTATTGACAAATCATTAAGTGTGTTTTATACAGTCATAACCCCCATGCTGAATCCATTAATCTACACTCTGAGAAACTCAGAGATGACAAATGCCATGAATAAGCTTTGGAGAAGGAACATGGCATTTTATGGTAAAAAAGTGCATCCTCCACCATGA